One segment of Daphnia magna isolate NIES linkage group LG2, ASM2063170v1.1, whole genome shotgun sequence DNA contains the following:
- the LOC116917638 gene encoding uncharacterized protein LOC116917638, with protein MNLMLTCTTNHHFLFVRGLCSPKECDKGNVPNSDDDRPSDDDEEHGQSLTKYLKRNKRMPLSADTSSDVIITKKFFCVFFILLVNLWVILLFSSGGFYASTQKEPGLPSPVKVNTPLQSEDESNSGTLNQSANGESQSYQDAGRNRPKNSYFNQAPIVNHVSRRVSVEKPSSDGNRSHGQIDSALLGSNSFWRAPVEHSPAIGRRVRENSIPLGQPDGKRQNAEPVASGSRYREDSWDQVLPGCSTNKYTPAPSANGNRSRPIHKASHGRRSTENSTDIERTASKGHHHQPTPDANCNRQAPSKQPAASGNSHTPKVNVNTASPRYPGVLVTAKQPTSSVNYAKEVRRKEAPPVGEPLRRPSVSQLIPNGNRRAAVDPATTPVRRVSTGLNNHPSSGVNDCRREVPADAVLRAVYQMNVNNIQRQVSQIAGRIDAYRPEARENLDPLNELPLSTLEDLVAFQNALTVDERKREALARFVKNIGGATESESVKRAWKEVVSVNVRALCNWYGVNRGTIQKHKLKKSPIVLAVWDGLRRNTACCHSTDSALQCETIKAFSRSAEETRRNAARAAALTERKNAENIEDN; from the exons ATGAATTTGATGTTGACTTGCACGACAAACCATCACTTCCTTTTCGTAA GAGGTTTGTGCTCACCAAAAGAATGTGATAAAG GGAATGTGCCAAATTCTGACGACGATCGACCAAGCGATGACGATGAAGAACATGGACAGAGTCTAACTAAATATTTAAAGAGGAATAAGAGAATGCCTTTATCAGCTGATACAAGTAGTGATG TAAttatcacaaaaaaatttttttgtgtatttttcatATTATTGGTTAACTTATGGGTAATTCTATTATTTTCGTCAGGAGGATTCTATGCATCTACACAAAAGGAACCAG GCCTGCCAAGTCCGGTTAAAGTAAATACACCTTTGCAATCAGAAGACGAGAGCAATAGTGGTACATTAAACCAATCTGCTAATGGTGAAAGCCAAAGTTATCAAGATGCTGGTCGTAATCGCCCGAAAAACAGTTATTTCAATCAAGCACCAATAGTCAACCATGTTAGTCGGCGTGTTTCTGTTGAAAAACCCAGCAGCGATGGTAACCGTTCGCACGGACAAATTGATTCTGCTCTTCTTGGCAGCAACTCATTTTGGCGGGCTCCTGTTGAACATTCTCCTGCAATTGGGAGACGTGTACGAGAAAACTCTATTCCCCTAGGTCAACCCGATGGTAAACGGCAAAATGCAGAACCCGTTGCAAGTGGAAGTCGTTATCGAGAAGATTCTTGGGATCAAGTTCTACCTGGCTGCAGCACAAATAAATATACTCCAGCCCCTTCTGCTAACGGAAATCGTTCTCGTCCGATTCATAAAGCATCTCATGGCAGACGTTCTACTGAAAATTCAACCGATATCGAAAGGACTGCAAGTAAaggtcatcatcatcaaccaACACCTGACGCCAATTGTAATCGACAAGCTCCGAGTAAACAACCTGCTGCTAGCGGGAATAGCCACACTCCAAAAGTTAACGTCAACACAGCCTCTCCTCGTTATCCTGGTGTTCTTGTTACTGCCAAACAACCTACTTCAAGTGTTAATTATGCTAAAGAAGTTAGAAGAAAGGAAGCTCCACCAGTCGGCGAACCTCTTCGACGTCCTTCTGTTTCACAACTTATTCCTAATGGTAATCGACGTGCTGCAGTTGATCCCGCCACTACTCCTGTACGACGTGTCTCCACAGGATTAAATAATCATCCCTCCTCTGGTGTAAACGATTGTCGCCGTGAGGTACCTGCTGACGCTGTACTGCGGGCTGTTTACCAAATGAATGTGAACAACATTCAACGTCAAGTTTCTCAAATTGCTGGCCGGATTGATGCGTATCGCCCTGAAGCAAGAGAAAATTTGGATCCTTTGAATGAGTTGCCCCTTAGCACATTAGAAGATTTAGTGGCATTCCAAAATGCGCTCACTGTCGACGAAAGGAAGCGTGAAGCGTTG GCTCGTTTCGTGAAAAACATTGGTGGAGCAACGGAGTCTGAGAGTGTCAAAAGAGCATGGAAAGAAGTGGTTTCCGTTAATGTTCGGGCGCTATGCAACTGGTACGGGGTGAACAGAGGAAcaatacaaaaacataaaCTGAAAAAATCCCCAATTGTGTTAGCTGTATGGG ATGGGCTTCGCAGAAACACGGCTTGCTGCCACTCCACCGATTCGGCATTGCAATGTGAAACAATAAAGGCATTTTCAAGATCAGCTGAAGAAACCAGGAGAAACGCAGCGCGAGCAGCCGCTCTTACTGAAAGGAAAAACGCAGAAAACATAGAAGATAACTAG